From the genome of Acidaminococcus sp.:
TCTGAAAATATGTAGATTTCTTTTGAACTTTTCTGTATAATGGGATGGAGACAGGGGAGAAGGCGGTAAATAACGGTCAGCAAAGAACGGGATCCCCGCCTGACCGTTTTCCTGCATGCCGCCTTCTATCCCAAAATAGAACGGATAAAGTCCTTTATACTAAGGAGGTCTATCAAAAAAATGCAGAAAGCTGCTCAAAAGAAGTCATGGATGAACAAGTTCATCGATACCATTGAGTATTGGGGAAATAAATTGCCCCATCCTTTTCTTCTCTTTGGCATCCTCGTCATTATCACAATGATTGGTTCCTGGATCCTTTCCCAGGCTGGCTGCAGCATTACGTATATGGCTGCTTCCCGTACCCCGGGAGAGCCCGAAAAGGCCGTGACGATTGCGGTTACAAACCTTTTGTCCGGCGATAATATCCGCTATCTCATTACGAAATATCCGGACATTTTCATTGGCTATCCTCCGATGAAACTCGTCCTTGTCATGATGGCAGCGACGGCCTTTATCGAAAAGACCGGTTTCTTCAGCACCCTCATGAAAAAGTACCTGCTCCGCGCACCCCGCAGCCTTGTTACTTTTGCCGTGGTGTTCGTCGGTGTCAACTCCAACCTGATGAGTGACGCCGGTACGCTCTTTGCTCTCACCATGGGCGGCATCATCTTTGCAGCCCTGGGGCGCAACCCTCTCATTGGTGTTATTCTCGGGTGGGCGAGCTCTTCCGGCGGGTTTACAGCTAACTTGTTCCTTGCCGGAACGGACGCGCTGCTTGCCGGCATTACGGAAGGCGTCGTCAAGGAAATGGGCGTCCAGGTCGATATCAATCCGGCGATGAACTATTTCTTCATGGCTTCCGCGACCTTTTTCCTGTCCGTGACACTGACCCTTTTCACGGAAAAAGTCGTCTGCAGGATGGTCGGCGACGGCAGCGGCAAAGTAGACCTTGCCATGCTGGAAGAACATAAGTTGACCACCGATCAGGAAAAAGGCCTGCGCTGGGCTTTTTATGGATTCCTTTTCTTCCTTGCTGTTATCGCTGCCCTGACGGTTCCGTCCTGGGCTATTTTGCGGAATCCTCAGGGACGCTTCCTGCCTAAATCTCCATTCTTCGCCGGCATCATTACCATTATCGCTTTCTTCTTCGTAGCAACGGGCCTGCCTTACGGCGTGGCAACGGGAGAAATCAAGAAATGGAAGGACATTCCGAGACTTGTTTCCGCCGGCCTTCGCGAGGCCATTCCGCTTCTTACCACGACGATGATGGCGGCGGTCTT
Proteins encoded in this window:
- a CDS encoding AbgT family transporter, with amino-acid sequence MQKAAQKKSWMNKFIDTIEYWGNKLPHPFLLFGILVIITMIGSWILSQAGCSITYMAASRTPGEPEKAVTIAVTNLLSGDNIRYLITKYPDIFIGYPPMKLVLVMMAATAFIEKTGFFSTLMKKYLLRAPRSLVTFAVVFVGVNSNLMSDAGTLFALTMGGIIFAALGRNPLIGVILGWASSSGGFTANLFLAGTDALLAGITEGVVKEMGVQVDINPAMNYFFMASATFFLSVTLTLFTEKVVCRMVGDGSGKVDLAMLEEHKLTTDQEKGLRWAFYGFLFFLAVIAALTVPSWAILRNPQGRFLPKSPFFAGIITIIAFFFVATGLPYGVATGEIKKWKDIPRLVSAGLREAIPLLTTTMMAAVFIDMMNKSNMFKIVAVAGAEVLRGAHIGLLPLCLMIIVVTTIINPFMTSGSSKWLIIAPMIVPMFTMLNVHPAYAQLAYRIGDSATNICSPLQELLPVIIGMLTQYQAEGKIPLRPGETEHRKIGIGTIFSLTIPYAMVILLTMTAMLIVWLTFDLPIGPGVPMHIH